The following are encoded together in the Vanrija pseudolonga chromosome 7, complete sequence genome:
- the DAP1 gene encoding Damage response protein 1, whose product MSLANPVNLLLLPPLLWLLYRAVWPSYPSTPKSQPTKYDGESYNWAPGSHPEVITSKAYNTTELAQFDGRKSPRILLAIAKIDGGVVLERTVFDVSAGSNFYGPDGMYGNFAGRDASRGMAKQSFDEDMLTDIDKPLDTLADLSKSEIDNMHGWHGHFSNKYMVVGVLE is encoded by the exons ATGTCCCTCGCCAACCCCGTCaacctgctgctcctcccgCCGCTCCTCTGGCTCCTGTACCGCGCCGTCTGGCCGTCATACCCCTCGACGCCCAAGTCGCAGCCGACAAAGTACGACGGCGAATCGTACAACTGGGCGCCGGGGAGCCACCCGGAAGTGATCACGTCCAAGGCGTACAACACGACCGAGCTGGCGCAGTTTGACGGGCGCAAGTCGCCGCGTATCCTGCTGGCCATTGCGAAGATTGACGGCGGGGTCGTGCTCGAGAGGACAGTGTTCGACGTGAGCGCCGGCAGCAACTTTTACGGGCCTG ACGGCATGTACGGCAACTTtgccggccgcgacgcctcACGCGGCATGGCCAAGCAGAGCTTCGACGAGG ACATGCTCACGGACATTGACAAgccgctcgacacgctggcCGACCTGAGCAAGTCTGAGAT CGACAACATGCACGGGTGGCACGGGCACTTTAGTAACAAGTATATGGTGGTCGGGGTGCTCGAGTAG
- the TMA46_1 gene encoding Translation machinery-associated protein 46, whose amino-acid sequence MPPKGKVKDDKTFGMKNKNKSSKVQKFVAQVAQQEAQAGKNKETLAKQKQAEERKRAKEAEENRKKMEAQLFKPAQIQKVPFGTDGMLASRQPELTPQVLCVFFKSGNCEKGNKCKFSHDRNVERKIEKLNVYEDARAKDDKKADTMDTWDDDKLKDVVTQNGKKQRTTTDIVCKYFIQAIEDRKYGWFWICPNGGDSCMYRHALPPGFVLKKDKKDDKKEVISLEEFVEVERHKLKPPLTPVTPETFAAWKKNRLEKKAAEAEALEKAKAASRAAGKVTGMSGKDMFEFGGELYGDEEDADEEEWDISRMLARYREDETRQDDEEDGPSKGARGEDDGEEDEVEVVAEGVAAVAV is encoded by the exons ATGCCGCCCAAGGGAAAGGTCAAGGATGACAAG ACCTTCGGCATGAAGAACAAGAACAAGTCGTCCAAGGTCCAGAAGTTTGTCGCCCAGGTCGCGCAGCAGGAGGCCCAGGCGGGCAAGAACAAGGAGACT ctcgccaagcagaAGCAGGCTGAGGAGCGTAAGagggccaaggaggccgaggagaaccGCAAGAAGATGGAGGCGCAGCTCTTCAAGCCGGCCCAGATTCAGAAGGTGCCCTTCGGCACTG ACGGTATGCTTGCCAGTCGCCAGCCCGAACTAACGCCCCAGGTCTTGTGTGTCTTCTTCAAGAGCGGCAACTGCGAGAAGG GCAACAAGTGCAAGTTCTCGCACGACCGCAATGTTGAGCGCAAGATTGAGAAGCTCAATGTCTACGAGGATGCCCGTgccaaggacgacaagaagGCCGACACGATGGACAcctgggacgacgacaagctcaaggatGTCGTCACGCAGAACGGCAAGAAGCAGAGGACGACCACAGAT ATTGTGTGCAAGTACTTCATCCAGGCTATCGAAGATCGGAAGTACGGATGGTT CTGGATCTGccccaacggcggcgactcgTGCATGTACCGCCATGCTCTGCCCCCAGGATTCGTCctcaagaaggacaagaaggacgacaagaaggaggtCATCTCATTGGAGGAgtttgtcgaggtcgag CGTCACAAGCTCAAGCCTCCTCTCACGCCCGTCACCCCCGAGACGTTCGCCGCGTGGAAGAAGAACAGGTTAGAgaagaaggctgccgaggccgaggcgctcgagaaggccaaggctgcgtcgcgtgccgccggcaaggtcACGGGCATGTCGGGCAAGGACATGTTCGAgtttggcggcgagctgtacggcgacgaggaggacgccgacgaggaggagtggGATATCTCGCGCATGCTGGCGCGGTaccgcgaggacgagacgcgccaggacgacgaggaggacggccCGTCCAAGGGCGCGCGGGgagaggacgacggcgaagaggacgaggtcgaggtggtcgcggAGGGCGTGGCCGCTGTTGCGGTTTAG
- the TMA46_1 gene encoding Translation machinery-associated protein 46, translated as MPPKGKVKDDKTFGMKNKNKSSKVQKFVAQVAQQEAQAGKNKETLAKQKQAEERKRAKEAEENRKKMEAQLFKPAQIQKVPFGTGNKCKFSHDRNVERKIEKLNVYEDARAKDDKKADTMDTWDDDKLKDVVTQNGKKQRTTTDIVCKYFIQAIEDRKYGWFWICPNGGDSCMYRHALPPGFVLKKDKKDDKKEVISLEEFVEVERHKLKPPLTPVTPETFAAWKKNRLEKKAAEAEALEKAKAASRAAGKVTGMSGKDMFEFGGELYGDEEDADEEEWDISRMLARYREDETRQDDEEDGPSKGARGEDDGEEDEVEVVAEGVAAVAV; from the exons ATGCCGCCCAAGGGAAAGGTCAAGGATGACAAG ACCTTCGGCATGAAGAACAAGAACAAGTCGTCCAAGGTCCAGAAGTTTGTCGCCCAGGTCGCGCAGCAGGAGGCCCAGGCGGGCAAGAACAAGGAGACT ctcgccaagcagaAGCAGGCTGAGGAGCGTAAGagggccaaggaggccgaggagaaccGCAAGAAGATGGAGGCGCAGCTCTTCAAGCCGGCCCAGATTCAGAAGGTGCCCTTCGGCACTG GCAACAAGTGCAAGTTCTCGCACGACCGCAATGTTGAGCGCAAGATTGAGAAGCTCAATGTCTACGAGGATGCCCGTgccaaggacgacaagaagGCCGACACGATGGACAcctgggacgacgacaagctcaaggatGTCGTCACGCAGAACGGCAAGAAGCAGAGGACGACCACAGAT ATTGTGTGCAAGTACTTCATCCAGGCTATCGAAGATCGGAAGTACGGATGGTT CTGGATCTGccccaacggcggcgactcgTGCATGTACCGCCATGCTCTGCCCCCAGGATTCGTCctcaagaaggacaagaaggacgacaagaaggaggtCATCTCATTGGAGGAgtttgtcgaggtcgag CGTCACAAGCTCAAGCCTCCTCTCACGCCCGTCACCCCCGAGACGTTCGCCGCGTGGAAGAAGAACAGGTTAGAgaagaaggctgccgaggccgaggcgctcgagaaggccaaggctgcgtcgcgtgccgccggcaaggtcACGGGCATGTCGGGCAAGGACATGTTCGAgtttggcggcgagctgtacggcgacgaggaggacgccgacgaggaggagtggGATATCTCGCGCATGCTGGCGCGGTaccgcgaggacgagacgcgccaggacgacgaggaggacggccCGTCCAAGGGCGCGCGGGgagaggacgacggcgaagaggacgaggtcgaggtggtcgcggAGGGCGTGGCCGCTGTTGCGGTTTAG
- the meu13 gene encoding homologous-pairing protein 2, whose amino-acid sequence MPPKKDKEVKEKPIKGDQAEEMVLQYLRSVNRPYASTDVSTNLKNKVTKPEAQKALIALAEKGQLTMKLYGKQSIFVYNQSQLPVLDPEEFSQLDAETKEVQGTLDERRKELKTVSAELASMEALPKTKELGREINRVDAEVGTRREIRKLTHQNTMTLAALAPFRGDGEAKADPMSAADRDVIDKGWIRWRKEWTDRKKLYKSIMGILGDAGMVANQAEFEDEQGVEVDDDEAQEVDRGEFGAGAVIRKVAAPRAPSAKGAAPAPKAKPAPAPAKKVLGKRTRSESASQDKSGESAERDSDDDDE is encoded by the exons ATGCCACCaaagaaggacaaggaggtcaaggagaAGCCCATCAAGGGCGATCAAG CCGAAGAG ATGGTGCTCCAGTACCTCCGCTCG GTCAACCGCCCTTATGCCAGCA CCGACGTCTCGACCAACCTCAAGAACAAGGTCACCAAGCCGGAGGCTCAGAAGGCGCTCATTGCGCTTGCTG agAAGGGCCAGCTCACGATGAAGCTCTACGGCAAGCAGAGCATCTTCGTGTACAACCAG TCACAGCTTCCCgtgctcgaccccgaggagttctcccagctcgacgccgagaccaaggaggtgcagggcacgctcgacgagcggaGGAAGGAGCTCAAGACGGTGTCTGCGG AACTCGCGAGCATGGAGGCGCTCCCCAAgaccaaggagctcggcagaGAGATCAaccgtgtcgacgccgaggtgggtaCACGACGGGAAATTCGCAAGTTGACCCACCAGAACACCATgacgctcgctgccctcgccccgttccgcggtgacggcgaggccaaggccgacccCATGTCGGCTGCTGACCGCGATGTAATCGACAAGGGCTGGATCCGCTGGCGCAAGGAGTGGACCGACAGGAAGAAGCTGTACAAGAG CATCATGGGGATTCTCGGCGATGCTGGGATGGTGGCGAACCAAGCGGAGTTTGAAGACGAGcagggcgtcgaggtcgacgacgatgaggcACAGGAGGTTGACCGCGGCGAGTTTGGCGCGGGTGCGGTGATCCGAAAGGTCGCCGCTCCGAGGGCACCCTCGGCCAAGGGTGCCGCTCCGGCACCCAAGGCAAAGCCAGCACCTGCTCCAGCGAAGAAAGTTCTTGGAAAGCGGACTCGTAGCGAGAGTGCGAGCCAGGACAAGAGTGGCGAGagtgccgagcgcgacagcgacgacgacgacgagtag
- the FRM2_1 gene encoding Fatty acid repression mutant protein 2, with the protein MASSSVRSLFSRAAPKATKEAAKKVSSPPATQTRSLATTADVPTGAGFWDAVKARRTYYNLQNKSSVSDARLEEIVAEALKYGPSAFNIQSTRAVLVLGDKHKQVWDVIYDSHKPNMGDEAAQKAQKEKFDAVYRGGYATICFFEDTVTTDKFLETMPFLKGKFPLWTANTAGIAQYIVWAGLAAEGMGANLQHYSQFHDDNQAAINKFLGVPESWVGTAQMVVGVPSDRGAPGAPEFPKTWNPTSDKLKVVQ; encoded by the exons ATGGCTTCCTCCTCTGTCCGCTCTCTcttctcgcgcgccgcgcccaaggccaccaaggaggccgccaagaaggtcTCTTCCCCTCCCGCGACCCAGACCCGCAGCCTCGCGACCACTGCCGACGTGCCCACTGGCGCTGGCTTCTGGGACGCTGTCAAG GCCCGCCGCACCTACTACAACCTCCAGAACAAGTCGAGCGTCTCGGatgcccgcctcgaggagattgtcgccgaggcgctcaagtACGGCCCTTCGGCGTTCAACATCCAGAGCACCCGcgctgtcctcgtcctcggcgacaagcaCAAGCAGGTCTGGGACGTCATCTACGACTCGCACAAGCCCAAcatgggcgacgaggcggcgcagaaGGCGCAGAAGGAGAAGTTTGACGCCGTCTACCGCGGCGGCTACGCCACCATCTGCTTCTTCGAGGACACGGTCACGACCGACAAGTTCCTCGAGACGATGCCCTTCCTCAAGGGGAAGTTCCCCCTCTGGACCGCCAACACGGCCGGCATCGCCCAGTACATTGTCTGGGCgggcctcgccgccgagggcatggGCGCCAACCTGCAGCACTACAGCCAGTtccacgacgacaaccagGCCGCCATCAACAAGttcctcggcgtccccgAGTCGTGGGTCGGCACCGCGCAgatggtcgtcggcgtccccTCTGACCGCGGCGCACCCGGCGCTCCCGAGTTCCCCAAGACGTGGAACCCTACCAgcgacaagctcaaggttGTGCAGTAA
- the FRM2_1 gene encoding Fatty acid repression mutant protein 2, whose translation MSTIRLLLFTALLALALAYHLYSSSKMTNALFNSPIEQAITARRTYYGLTNKPLPISDADVQKIVEEAIKHTPSSFNTQTSRAVLVLGDKNKQLWDAIWAAQKELLPEAAQAGFKEKFDNAYSSGHGTVVFFEDAEGIKKFIDGSAAFAANIPTWSANTNGIAQYIVWSTLATHGIGANLQHYGQNVAPVQAAIQKFLGVPESWTLVAELPFGVAAGEPGYPGVPKAFNPIEDRVKVVA comes from the exons ATGT caaccattcgcctcctcctcttcactgctctcctcgctctcgcacTCGCGTACCACCTCTACTCCTCTTCCAAGATGACCAACGCCCTCTTCAACTCGCCCATCGAGCAGGCCATCACC GCCCGCCGCACCTACTACGGCCTCACCAACAAGCCCCTCCCCatctcggacgccgacgtccagaagattgtcgaggaggcgaTCAAGCACACCCCCTCGTCGTTCAACACGCAGACCTCGCGcgctgtcctcgtcctcggcgacaagaACAAGCAGCTCTGGGACGCCATCTGGGCCGCCCAGAAGGAGCTCCTCCCCGAGGCCGCCCAGGCAGGCTTCAAGGAGAAGTTTGACAACGCCTACTCGTCGGGCCACGGCACCGTCGTCTTcttcgaggacgccgagggcatcaaGAAGTTCATCGACGGCTCGGCCGCGTTCGCCGCCAACATCCCCACCTGGTCGGCCAACACCAACGGTATCGCCCAGTACATTGTCTGGTCGACCCTCGCGACCCACGGCATCGGCGCCAACCTCCAGCACTACGGCCAGAACGTCGCCCCCGTCCAGGCCGCCATCCAGAAGttcctcggcgtccccgAGTCGTGgaccctcgtcgccgagctccccttcggcgtcgccgccggcgagcccggCTACCCCGGCGTCCCCAAGGCCTTCAACCCCATCGAGGACCgcgtcaaggtcgtcgcctAA
- the gluP_4 gene encoding Glucose/galactose transporter — translation MPGGAAAPIAGNVFKEGLFPRHYFVAFVLVTSLFFLWGFAYGLLDVLNSHFRSTLHITKLQSTGLQVAYFGWGYFAFSPVAGEVMRRKGYKFTILMGLFFYSLGAIFFWPCAKFSDTASNKHAVFGGFVICTGVTAMGLASLEVAANSYIAVMPPVSVSSLRLQLSQSFNGVASFAGPLIASKYFFSGKNAGSNTNVQWVYLAVAGMGALIAVCFVFVKLPEVDEADLFGDEQDASVRKPLWKETRATTGAIAQFLYVGAQVTIGAFFLFYVEENAGISQARGAQLLSYALIMFTVARFISTALLSVVAAPVLLGIYAVLATLCTILVATLHGNGGVAMIMLVMFFESIMYPVIFTLATQNLGFNTRRAAALVVMGVSGGAVFPPIQGAISDRHGTRVSFWLVVPCFVYIALWALYIWNKDGRYFSPLQQRKDAGAWEENSVANDDEKATGNAVIVEEAGKAKW, via the exons AtgccaggcggcgcagcggctcCCATCGCGGGTAACGTGTTCAAGGAGGGCCTGTTCCCCCGGCACTACT TCGTCGCGTTCGTCCTCGTCACGTCTCTCTTCTTCCTCTGGGGCTTCGCATACGGCCTCCTCGATGTTCTCAACAGTCACTTCCGCTCCACACTGCACATCACCAAGCTGCAGTCCACCGGCCTGCAGGTCGCATACTTTGGCTGGGGCTACTTTGCCTTCTCGCCTGTCGCTGGCGAGGTGATGCGACGCAAGGGGTACAAGTTCACCATCCTCATGGGTCTCTTCTTCTACTCACTCGGCGCCATCTTCTTCTGGCCATGCGCAAAGTTCTCTGACACCGCGTCCAACAAGCACGCCGTGTTTGGCGGCTTCGTCATCTGCACCGGCGTCACCGCGATGGGTCTCGCCTCGCTTGAGGTCGCTGCCAACTCGTACATCGCCGTCATGCCGCCCGTGAGCGTGTCTTCGCTCCGCCTCCAGCTCTCCCAGTCGTTCAACGGAGTCGCGTCGTTCGCTGGCCCGCTCATCGCCTCCAAGTACTTCTTCTCGGGGAAGAACGCCGGCTCGAACACCAACGTCCAGTGGGTctacctcgccgtcgcgggtATGGGCGCCCTCATCGCCGTGTGCTTCGTGTTCGTCAAGCTTCctgaggtcgacgaggccgatcTCTTCGGTGACGAGCAGGACGCGAGTGTCCGCAAGCCGCTGTGGAAGGAGACCCGtgccaccaccggcgcgaTCGCCCAGTTCCTATACGTCGGTGCGCAGGTCACCATTGGTgccttcttcctcttctACGTCGAGGAGAACGCCGGCATCTCGCAGGCCCGCGGCGCCCAGCTCCTCTCATACGCGCTGATCATGTTCACCGTCGCACGTTTCATCTCGACTGCGCTTCTGTCggttgtcgccgcccccgtgCTTCTCGGCATCTACGCCGTCCTCGCGACGCTGTGCACgatcctcgtcgccacgctCCACGGTAACGGCGGCGTGGCCATGATCATGCTCGTCATGTTCTTCGAGTCGATCATGTACCCTGTCATCTTCACCCTCGCGACCCAGAACCTCGGCTTCAAcacgcgccgtgccgccgccctcgtcgtcatgggCGTGTCTGGTGGCGCCGTCTTCCCGCCCATCCAAGGCGCCATCTCGGACAGACACGGCACGCGCGTGTCGttctggctcgtcgtcccgtGCTTCGTCTACATCGCCCTGTGGGCCCTGTATATCTGGAACAAGGACGGGCGCTACTTCTCGCCTctgcagcagcgcaaggACGCCGGTGCGTGGGAGGAGAACAGTGTGgcgaacgacgacgagaaggcaACGGGCAACGCTGTgattgtcgaggaggccggcaAGGCCAAGTGGTAG
- the ARB_03491_2 gene encoding putative phosphoglycerate mutase, with protein sequence MLPSTALLLLPLVAASPYADLFARGGNSGKDKFHGKTLAPNNYTVVDGLFVQDDPAFNATGYDLLKDSFGLIDKSKDRWKKFTKHITDLNKNADAYTTYKVIYIARHGEGYHNVAEHIYGSDAWNCYWSLQYGDGNMTWGDATLTPLGEDQARAANAGWKEQIKAGIPVPQVLYSSPFRRAASTLDITWTDILLNKGVKPVFKEGWREMIGLHTCDERSNRTVLAQTYPKFTFEPSFTEHDPLWDDVFQESHAQQARRIRLAVGELFANDPSTFVSVTAHSGVINAFFKAVGHRPLQVQTGGFVPVVIKAVSYPSATFSHITGGASYTAPICTADPTTKVQAPATVTVAPTWYPACTAAPSVITSFPATGCLTQPVTGPTAAAKPTGA encoded by the exons ATGCTCCCCTCCACagcgctcctcctcctccccctcgtcgcggcgtcgccctACGCCGACCTGttcgcccgcggcggcaacagcggcaAGGACAAGTTCCACGGCAAGACGCTCGCGCCCAACAACTACACTGTCGTCGATGGCCTGTTCGTGCAGGACGACCCGGCGTTCAATGCCACGGGGTACGACCTGCTCAAGGACAGCTTTGGGCTGATTGACAAGAGCAAGGATAGGTGGAAGAAGTTTACGAA gcACATCACAGACCTCAACAAGAACGCCGACGCATACACGACCTACAAGGTCATCTACATTGCGCGCCACGGCGAGGGCTACCACAACGTCGCAGAGCACATCTACGGCTCGGACGCGTGGAACTGTTACTGGAGCCTGCAGTACGGTGACGGGAATATGACGTGGGGCGATGCCACCCTCACCCCACTTGGGGAGGaccaggcgcgcgccgccaacgccgggTGGAAGGAGCAGATCAAGGCGGGGATCCCGGTGCCGCAGGTTCTCTACTCAAGCCCGttccgccgcgcggcgagcacgctgGATATTACGTGGACTGATATCCTGCTCAACAAGGGGGTCAAGCCGGTC TTCAAGGAGGGGTGGCGTGAGATGATCGGACTGCATACCTGCGACGAGCGGAGCAACCGCACTGTGCTCGCGCAGACGTACC CCAAGTTCACCTTCGAGCCCTCGTTCACCGAGCACGACCCGCTCTGGGACGACGTCTTCCAAGAGTCGCacgcgcagcaggcgcgccgTATCCGcctggccgtcggcgagctgttCGCCAACGACCCGAGCACGTTCGTCAGCGTCACTGCGCACTCGGGCGTGATTAATGCGTTCTTCAAGGCGGTGGGACACCGGCCGCTGCAGGTCCAGACGGGCGGGTTTGTGCCTGTTGTC aTCAAAGCCGTATCCTACCCCTCCGCCACGTTCTCGCACAtcaccggcggcgcgtcgtacACTGCGCCCATCTGCACGGCCGACCCGACGACCAAGGTCCAGGCGCCCGCGACGGTcaccgtcgcgccgacgtgGTACCCCGCTTGCACGGCCGCCCCGAGCGTCATCACCAGCTTCCCCGCCACAGGGTGCCTTACGCAGCCGGTGACCGGACCGACTGCCGCCGCGAAGCCTACCGGGGCGTAG